DNA sequence from the Electrophorus electricus isolate fEleEle1 chromosome 19, fEleEle1.pri, whole genome shotgun sequence genome:
GTGAGCTCCCTGGTTAAACTGGTTTTTTAACCAAAGAAGCTAGACTGGAGATCCTGACAAAGTCAATATCGTGAACATGGGGTGGAGATTGAATAAATGATGCCAAAAGTTGAAAATTATGAAAGCATCAGTAGACCTAAACGTTATTTCAATTCACCAGGTTCAACGTGGGAGAGAACTCTGCGCAAGACCATGTGATTCACAAGAGGCTAAGAAAACTGACCAAAATGAGAAGTCGACTCTTTTGGATGTAAGGAAAAGTCAACCTGCCATTGGTACAGCCAAATTAAAAAGCTCGGGCCTGGCTTCTGTGCACATGGGATACAGTGTTCACTGAACGGGACAAAGCTTCAACCAGGAACCAGCACACACCCCGCCTGAGCATTACCACGCACAGCTGGTGGCAGTCATGTCCCTCTCtgtaagtgtgcatgcatgttcttGATCATACTACCTTAAAGATCTGCCAGTGTGACATGTAAGCACTCATATTTAACATTCACCATTGTAAATCCTCTGTTGTACAGACCAGTAATTTTAAGTCCCTCTGGGAGAATGGAGGAGGAGCATTTGGGGCTCAGCTTGTCCCAGAGTAGTTTGTCcctcagggagagagagagagagagagagagagagagagagagagagagagagagagagacagagacagagagagagagagagagagagagagagagagagagagagagagagagagagagagagagagagagagaggtacaggCTGAGCGCATGACAAAAGAGCCTGAAACTGAGGGACAGATGTtgaacccctcccccactcatTTTTCTCATGATCATCTGTTCTatatttctctgttttctctgcctctatTGCTCTCTTTtgatctctctcactctgtcttacCTTCTCCTActcatttacttatttattctttGTGCTGTACTAAAGGACAACCAACGTAGCCACACATTACTGTAAAGTTTCTTATGGTTAGGTGTTGGTTCCCAgccatcagaaaaaaaaaagcttactaTGCCTGTAGCAAAATAAACTAATTGACTTAGTCATTGCTAGTAGCCCTCACCTGTTTAGCTAACACATGGGTGTTTGGCAGACAATGTCACTGAGCAGCCATAAGATATTATAGTCGATTAGCAAACTAAAGGATCACTACAGACAAGAGTGGATATGAGGCATAATATCTCACCGAGGTTTATATGTCAGTTCTGTCATAGAAATTCCCtgagtgtttttaaaacaatgttaaaaacTTGCATGTCTAATATGAACAAGAatcttacattacattacatttacatttacattaacaagATTCTGCTATTAACCTTTAAAATGAACCCTTTCCTGGCTGTGCCCTCTGAGGAGTAGATATAGGGTTACTATTCCATCTGTTTCAGAAACTGTTTTTATTGCTTGGTCATGGCTTCCAGCTGTCTGATTTTGCCAGATTACCTGTCAGTTCACTGTTatacaaagaagaaaacaaggtCATTTTTAATctaatgcatttttgtttatgaaTTCTGTCTAAGGACAAACAAGTATACTGTAATGCTAGTATGTGGTATATTATCTAAAATGTTTTGGCTTGGTTTGATTTTTGTCTGGTCCTAGTAATATGATACATGGATTAGCTGAGGCAGCATTTATTTGGGTGAGATCTGAGTTTTTAGCCATAGAAAACATAATTAGCTGGAAATGTAACTAAACTGATCTTGAAGCTTTTTAAATGAGAGTGCATTGGAGTTAAACTGGATCGAATGGAGTTATGAGTGGCACTTCTAGTATGTGGGTGGGGACTGATACCGCTGCTCTGGTAGCTGTCTGAACCCCCACAGCCCACCACGAGCTCCAATTATAACGTCACTGTTTAGATTCTTTCAAgtttccagatttttttttctatatatttttgtatgattGTTGTTTAATTGCCTGGCTATTTGTTTAGCTAATTTAGTCtgaaattaagattttttttcatttagaaagGCTATCTCTCCACCTTTTTGTGAAAAATTATTAATTGAAATATTCAATTAAAATCACCATCCAGTTTACCCCTCATCTATCTTTCACACAACAacactttcattctctctctttcagacgGTGCTAGCGAAGGCATTGTTTGACAATGCTGCTGAAAGTCCAGAGGAGCTGGCATTCCGGAAGGGCGATATCCTGATGGTtctggagcaggagcaggaaggGGGACCTGGATGGTGGCTCTGCTCTCTTCATGGTCGCCAGGGTATTGCCCCCGCAAACCGCTTACGCCTCCTGCAGACCCTCCCTGTCCCAGCACCTGCCCTGGGCCCAGACACCCGTCGGACTCCTAGCGTGGACTCGGTTTACCTCTCACCAGGGCAGCAGACCCGCACCAACGGGCTGTGTGTGGAAGATGCAGATGGGGTGTATCTGTCGCCTCCGAGTCTGGGAGATGGAGTGTACCAGAGTCCTGGAGGGGCATCAGGCCCAGGCAGACAGGGGGACCTCTGGCAGGCTGAGGGCAGGCGGCCCCGCTCCCACTCCAGCTCAGGCCCCAGGCTGCGACCTGACTGGCCAGAGATGGGGGCGGAGGCGCGCCCACGGTCGCCCTCTCTTAGAGGCcgtggaggagaggcaggatcGGTATACCAAACCCCTGCCTCTCCTGCACCATTGGCAGCACGGTACAGATCTCAAGGTGCCTTGGTCTCAGAATCGGTATACCTTACTCCCAGTGCCGTAGCCAGACCGGTGGGGGAAACAGCTGGGGAAGCTGCTTATCTCAGCCCGAGAGAAACGGGGGTCGCGGGATACGCGGATGGCTGCTACCTGGTCCCTCGGCCAGCTGTGGCAGCGTTACCAAGTGAGGATGTATATCAGACCCCAGTAAGTAGTGCTCCAGTGGCGGGACAGTGTGCTTTAATGTCTGCTGCTAGGCTTCAGGACACGGCCGCAGTCAGCCAAGCCAAAGCAGGACAGGAAAGCTTGGGAATGTACCAAACCCCGACTGCACCAGGAACAGGCAGGACTCCTCAAACAGAGCGCAAACTGCAACCTGGATCTGCAGCTGTACCACCCACCTCAGGACAAAATCTAAAACAGGCACCTCTTACTCCCAGGGTGTCTCCTAGACCCCAGGGTCCCTGTGCCACCCCTCCCATGAGTCGCGAGAAGCTCTCCCAGGTTGCAGCAAGGGGGTCCCCTCTTCTTGTTCGGGCAGGGAAGGCTGGGGTGCCGAGTTCCCCAAACTTTGTCCGGAAGCCCCCACCACCCACGCCACCAGTTAGAGGTGTGACCAGGAAGGATTTAGCTCCACTCACAACAACACCACCGGCTGTGAAACCCACTCTCCAGGCGAGCCCTGCTCACCCACAGGCCAACAGAGTGGAGGAACAACAACAGATAAGCAAAGATGGAAGAAAcgaggaggaagaaaaaagcAAGAAGGCAGAGGATGCAagtgtaaatgaaaaagaatgcACAGTTTCTGAGAGTGGAAAACTCAGTGATCAGGTAAGAACACAGAGGGAAGGAGGAAATAGACAACCTGCCCAAGGCGCTACACTGTTCTGGGTAGGGAGGGTTTTagtggggagggggttgttAGGGAAtggattatatatatttattatttattctgaaTAAGGGCCGGCTGGGTTGATGTGCCATCTTTTCCCACTCCTGTGGTGTTAATCAGCCAAACCTTCCCAATGAATGACAAGCTTTGTTCGTTTGCACAGATAGACCAGGCCTTGATACAGATACCTAACATGTGTAAGTCAGTTAGTTCCACATAGCAATTGAGTTCAGTGAACTCCAGTCTGGCTAAAAAAAGTGAACTCCCCACACAGAATCTGCTTAGATCAGTGTTTACAACTATTTTTGTGGATAAATAGGATGATTTGACAAGAAGTTAGCCTTTGCTGATGACAGCACATAAAAGATTTGTCTTTGACTTGTCTTTTTTCAGGTGTATGATACTCCTCCTACCAAGAGATGGCAGCAGCCAGTACCTGCAGCAACTGTTGAGGAGGATGACAGTATCTATAACACCCCACGTGCTGTCCCTttacacacagaccagcaatcAGAGGTAAATCATTGTTCATTCCATCTCATCTTCTTCATTCCATCTGTCCTTCTCTTTTGCAGTCATCACACCATTTGCTGACAGTTCCTTATaagccctctctccctctctttctatttctcgTTTCTTCTTTTAACGGCCACACCTGTTTTTCACTGCTGTGAGCTAATCCCATCTGTCTGTGGCCCTACTCTCGTTCAGCTGGTCACACCCGTCTATCTCTGGAGGACTGGGTGGCCTGacactccctctcacttttttttttcactgcttctccacccacacactctctccttctgtccctctattaatcattacatttacctCAGATATATTTTGGAGGTTACCCCTCCTTACCCGTCAACCTCAGAAGTATAAAGACATGATTACAGGCTACAGAACTAATAACACATGCTCTAAATCCACAGAGTGGGCTCTTTGTATTTAATAAGGCAGTGGAAAGTGCAGTCTCTTTCCCTGCACTCTCATTTTAGACTGGCCACAAGTGCTCATCAAGGTCACTGAAAGCATGCGTCATCACAGTGCATGCACATATAGGCCTCTGAATAGGGTCCAAAGCGCTATATGCGCTCTCTGTTAAGAGCTCACAATGATAAAGACATAGAGCACAGACCAGTCTCTATGCACAGGCCACCATTGTTTAAAGAGAGTTCAGCTCTAACAAAATGGCTCTTAACACAAGGCAGTTGTCTAACTGGACAGTGGCAGAGAGCCACGGGGGTTGGGGTTGTTAAAGAACGATCATCTGCGCTGTGTGAGTAACATTTCTCCTTTGCCTGATTCTCGTTCACATAGATTTATGATGTTCCCACGCTCGCTTTAAATCTAGCCTCAGACATACAGCGGGAAACATACAGTGTCCCAGCACCGGTTGTGGTGAGTATAGAAGTAGAAGAAGATGTCTACAGCATTCCGAGTATGCCGGGTCTTTCCTTGGAACCTGGTGAGATGGCTGGATCTGTGGTGGAAGGAGGAGGAAATGCTGAGGTTTACTCCATCCCTAGTCCTGGAAAGTCTGAATCGGCATCTGAGGATGTTTCAGAAGCTGATGGTGGCATCTACGACATGCCTGCTCTCACCCTGGACATGCCTACCCGCCGCCTATCTGTGTCCAGCACTGGCTCTGGTGACATCCAGTGGAAAGGTTCCCTCTCAGCCCTCATCCAATCAGCACTGAGTTCTGCTTCAGTCACCACTACCCCTTCCAGGGACCTGGCCACATTGCTGGCTGAGATACTATCCCTCTGGAAGGCGGGCCAGGTCGGCGATGTCCCGCCTCCACTTCAGCAAATCTGGTCTAGGCTTGCAGACCTTCTTCCTGCCCTCTCGGTTTGTGGCACAGCCAGTCCAGCTGACAGCTTGCTCTCTATGGTCCGCCGAGCTCTGGAGGACTCCGCCTCTCTCCTGCAGAATCAGAGCAGACCCCGCCTCCCTTCCCAGGAGTCTCTGTCACGGAGACCACTTCCCGCCTTGCCAGTGGCCGAAGTCAAACCAATGGCTGGAGGGATGGGATCACGCAAGGGCAGTTGGATCCAGGAGCGACCgctgccccctcccccacctgtGGCTTTCCCGTTGCCCCCGGCGCCAGCCTCTCTGCCCTCCACTGTACATGCggctgaggatgaggagcaAGGAAATGAGTATGCAGGAATTGGGATAACCCCTGCAACTCCACCCTTGTACCCCACAGGGGACAGCGTAGGATACGTCAAGCTGCAGGTTAGAGGCCTGGAATTACTGATACTCACCTGTATTTCTTGTGCAGTTAGTCTTTCTAAGACTCCTTGTGTCTGTCTTCCTTACAGAGTCTGTTTGTTTCTATCCATTTGTTTCATCTCTATATATTCCATACTTATAATGAACTTGTTCATTGAGCTTTACATGTTCTTAATTGAGTcactgttttctgttctgattCTGTGTCCTAATCCAGGGAAAACCTGAGCTATGTcctgactcacacacagagaacggCACATCACAAGTTATCTCCACAAACGATACCAGAGTGAGCAGcaacgcacacatgcacatacacacactagctgaatgttgtgtgtttgcagaaaCCTCTTGTGGTTTACACTTTGCACATTTGACTACCCTGTTTTGTTTAGgcacactgaaatatttaatcCTTTCTTAATTGTTTCaatctttgtttcttttccagCTAAGTCCCTCTCCTCCTATgcccatgtctctgtctctggaggACTCTGAGCTTCTTTCCTTCTATTCATCCCAAAGCCTGTCACATCTCTCCTGCCTGGCTGACGCCATTGACTCGCTGTTCACCAGCGTTCAGGGGAACCAGCCACCACGGATTTTTGTTTCCAGGGGGAAGAGTCTCATTGTGACCGCACACAAGCTGGTATTCATTGGCGACACACTTGCTCGCCTCCTCAGTTCTTCTGACCTCAGGGCAAAGGTAGGCCTGtctgtgttgttattgtttttcactTATCTTGATGCCAGATTTCTGACGTAACAGTCATATAGAAAATGAATGGTTTGTTATCAAAGTATTGCTTGTCTAATGTTTGCAGTTTGTCGATGTTGTTTTGCATCGCCACCAAAGGCAGCTATTGTTGTAAGGAGACACACATACCTGTTTGATGACTTAAGGTTCAGGCTTGGAGCATTTAAACAATTGatgtcatgtgtgtttttgggtgtgtgtaggtctgtaggaatataaaacaacataatgCTGTTTCTACACCTGTCGGCAGAAACAGATAACACTCCATCTTACAAAGGCGTTTCACTATCACAAATCTTTACCCCTCTCTTCAGGTCACCACCTCCAGCGGACATCTCTGTCAGGCGTTAAAAGCTGTTGTTGTGGCAACCAAAGGGGCCGCTCAGAATTACCCATCAGTGCCAGCTACACAGGAAATGGTGGACAGAGTGGCTGACCTATCACAGCAAGCAGCTGGCTTCTCTGGGCTCCTCCAGCGACTAGCAGAAATATCTTGATGTCTCccttcttttttctgttttatgacaGTTTCATAACAGAATGCCTtatttgtgcgtgtttgtattATAAGTAAATTTTTTATTGATTGTTTTCAAAAAGGTGTCATGATTGTACCACTGATTTTACCGGTACCACAGTGAATGGATGGTCTGTACCTCAGtttgtggggtgtttgtgtgtgtgcacatgtgggaATATGCAAGATTGGGTTCGTTTTGActtgttcttcttttttggACAACTCTGTGTGTCTTAATAACTTATTgataggctttttttttttttttggtctgaagATGTGTTATGGCTTTAGTTTGGGTTTGTTCAATTCATCACACACTTTGGATAATGGTGATCATTCATGCCAGACTGTGGTTGTGTCAGGGCAATCTTTTTTTAACGTGACTTCAGTGTTATAGACGTGGTTCAGATTGTCAAATTGAACAATTTAGGCTGTTGCCTTACATGTCACATAAACTGGCACAATCATTTGTTCATTCAGAGAGCACTATCATATCTACTATTGGCAGGAATACATGTATTTATGGAGAGGCAAGAAGGGACtaattcttcatttaaaaaaacacggCCCAGTTAAAAGAGAATGTTTTTTGTCGTTTCCCATGAATCAGAAACCTGTTGGACAGgtcccctccctttctctcctgcctgtttctcatggcctctctccatctctgcttctcCTTCACTAGCTATTTTCTTCTCTTCCCTCCATTTTCACCCATTTCCTCCCTCAGGTGCCAGTTCTGCATGTAAAGATAAAAGTATGTCAGTTGTGAATGCACATCAGGGAAGCAGCTGTTCACCATATTatcataaaacataaatgttagagataatattgttaaaaagagaacaaatatacTGGAAGTATCAAACTTAATTTTTGACATGTTATATTATAGAACACAGCAATATACACAATAATATCAAACAGTTTATATGGGTGTGTATAAAATTGTATTCACAACAGCTTTGAAATCTTCACAAGCATGTTACTAACCGTTGCTGGTTTAAGGGCTTTGTATCTTCTTTCATCCGCAGGTCCAGACATGAACCTGTTCCTACTGTTTTACACTTCATGTCTAGTAGTGCTCTCATAGTTACCCAGCTCTTCCCATTGGCTTATATCTACGGATGAGTCACAGGATGCCAGGAAGGTGTAATTCCTTATCTTGTTTTACATCTCTCagttttaaccttttttttcttgaaaattCACTCTTCTCAACAATGTGATGAAAGAATCCTTTGTGGTGATCTAACCATGCTACTAATGTTATCTGTAAACTCACAgacagaaatgcacaaatgGATTAAGGTTATGAGAGTGGAAGTCCTCAGCACTTAATCCAACCATCAAGATTTCCTAATTAGCTCTATCCAAATTACTAATTCAGTCAACTGGGTGATATGAaataattgcaaaaaaaaaaaaaagactttctgAACCTAATACACCTCAGCTGGCATGTTTGGGTTAAAGGAATACTTCTGCTAATGTTTACATAGATAACACACCTGTAGTACAGAATACACAAAAGTGTATAAGTCAACAGCTGACTGTTCCTTGCATTAGTCTGTACTGTCTCACAGTGCCACTCAGTGGACCACATCAGTATTAACAGACCCAACATTTCAGTTGGGACAATTCTGAGGCAAGAAGTGTTTACTTGCTGGCTTTCTTAtctctttttgtttattctccCCTGAATAATGtccttttttaaagtgtttatcAACCTGAAAAGCTTAAATActatagaaaaagaaaaaattgcaATGCTGTGATCTTTAGGACTTATATAAATCAttgtgttcatatttatttttattttttgcttttttaaatcaagTGTATGCATGGCCTTaagttgcgtgtgtgtgtgtgtgtgtgtgtgtgtgtgtgtgtgtgtgtgtgtgtgtgtatataaagattccagggagtaactgcagcATATTATGGTTAACATAGATGTAGTAAAAACCccagtgtagtacacaagatatacaagagaaacaggacatttcagacaaattatcagctgtgcaagcaaagtgcttctgaaattCTAGATTaatccaatgtgtgtgtgtgtgcgtgcatgtgcatttcaTTAACAATTCAAACTGTTGCTTTAAGTATATGTGAATTTGCTTTTTTGTACCAGAATGTATCTGCCACTcgattattgttattttaaattttacagGCTTTCTTTTGGCAGCTCCAAGGGGCACTTCCCAAATCCCAAATTTGTAGCTAGGCCTTCTTCTATTTGTCAATGCCACTTTGttcaaaatacacattttgttATAATACATTGGTTAAGAGTATtgcctttttcattttctggttGTTTCACTTTTTTCCAGGGCAAGGTGTGAGAATACTATGAATACTATTTTAAATGCCTACTCAATAGGTGCTTTACAGGACCATTACAGCTTGTGATATATTTATCAGTGTATAATGTTATTTTGTCACAAGGATGTTATACAAGACACAAGATAAGTGCTTAGAGTGGTAGCGTGTGTTTGATAGTAAACGCTTAAAGGTTAACGCATTGCCAAGtggtatttctaataaagtgattgAGTTTGTATGAGAAGATTGGAAATTTCTACAGGTTCCACAGTGTATTGCATTAACTATGCTGATGCTGGACATGGTGTTGTACTCAGAAAATGAATGGGTAGCTTAATTTATAGATCTTACAATTCCATTTGATGATGCAGTGGATGAACATTTAGAAAGGAAAAAGCTGAAGTATGCTGACTTGGTACCTGAAGTGAGAGAACACAGGCGCAACTGCATATAAGTTGGATAGGGACAGGTGTTAGGGAATTTATAGCACAGTCTGCCACATCATTGCTTGTGCAGTTCAGCATTGGAGGTTGTAAATTAAGAGTACCTCTGAAGGAGGTGCtggaagtagctgaaagggctagcCAGTGGATGTGGTCAGGGAGAGTCAGTCAGGTTGGGGTAATGCCTCATAATGCCAGAGTCGTCATGTCACGGTGTGGTGCCAACTTTAGTCACTAAGGTGGATTTGCGTTGGGGAGTGCTTGTAGGTAATATCCATATGGTACTGGTGGCACTGAGTATgcattaatggtgtcagtggggcgGGATACGGCCTTAGTCACTGGGAAGGCCATCATGGATGTTACGGTTCTGTTTGCTAGCGATATAGTGCTTAAGAGGTGCAGCTGTGTTTGCTTGTGGCTTAGTGCTTAAGAAGTGCAGTTGTGTATGCTAGTGGCACAGTGTTTAAAAGGTGCGGCTTGTTTTAAAGtgagcatgggggggggggggctggaaTGCCAGACGTCAATGTTGAGCCTCCTGGAGGTGTTGTATGCTTGATTTAATGAAACACAGATGCAGACCTGAGGATCCCTGAGAAGGGCTCATGATGTTGTGGTTGCTGGAGTGAAGAGAGTAAGCAGGGTCCTGTCGTTCCTGAATGCCCAGTCAGCTCGTCTGAAAGTTAAACATTctcatataaaataaagatatggacttcagaattagtagaagagaatagctggtcctgtcctttattgcaggttaacattaacaagcattgAGGCACCCTCCGAAGAATGTCTATCAATCAGTCAAAGatcccacatttttatacatttgtcagaagtgattatgtattcaccccaccttcttttacatattagtaTTTGTATTCACCACCATCATATCCAAACtatacattagtcaacatatgcaaacttatattcaatacccacaccagttggaacccattaccaccacattccaaaaAAGACTTCTCCTAACCttatcctaaagaagattgtttttctttacagtcctgatcctggtgAAGAGATAGTATATCTTACACTGACGTCCACTCAAGcttacccaggatcctttgcagaagcctgtcgtggcctctacagaggcctctgccctgtatgcaaatcattATGAAAGGACaaagaatctctatactcccttatgttttgttattaatatgtttaattcAATTTTATACCTCTTTTCcttgtaaacactctttttaatATCTTAGTCCTATGTGAAGGATCAGCATCTAGGTTGTCATAATGGAGCTCTAATGGCATAGGATATTCAACATTGTatcctgtgtatatatacaatatcATAAAGCTTAAATTGACTGTCTTCCCAAAATGTTATGTGAATGTCCATGCAGTACTCCAGTAAATCTGGATTACACAAAGAATTTCTTACTACTGTAGTATTCTGGCCAAGTCAGAGGTCCTTTGtagacagcacagacagataACCAACAACTTTACTCAGACTTGTATGTATCTGTTTAGGCTGCTGGAAGCAGACATAAGGGGTGCCAGAATGACCAGCACAGCTTGATACAAatccaaaaaaatatatacctgcaaatcccacacacacagtcacatactgTCTTTCATGTGCAGAATGAGCTTTTATGTCAATCAATTGTCCATACATTCAGCATTGCTCTTTTGCAACAGACTCCAGGGTGTGACAAGTATTTTACAAATAAGGATTTGAAATGTTTAAGTTATGCTGATGTAATGTTAGatttctgttaaaatgtattcttgtcaaaaataaagttttcttcaggaaaaaaacaaaaacaaaacaccacttCTGGTTACATTTTTAACAGCAGAGTCCATTTTGACCTGAAACATAAAAGCTACACATTTACTCATAACGTGATTATCATCAAAAATCTCTGAAGTACAATCATGTTAGAATGAGATAATCAAATATAAATGGTTCCTACATTGAAAATAACTGAAACCCCTAAAATGATTTACaatatgttttatatgaatgaaatgaatgtcCAATTTTAAGGTAATTATGGACAGTAATATACAATACAATGAGGTAATCTCT
Encoded proteins:
- the efs gene encoding embryonal Fyn-associated substrate, yielding MSLSTVLAKALFDNAAESPEELAFRKGDILMVLEQEQEGGPGWWLCSLHGRQGIAPANRLRLLQTLPVPAPALGPDTRRTPSVDSVYLSPGQQTRTNGLCVEDADGVYLSPPSLGDGVYQSPGGASGPGRQGDLWQAEGRRPRSHSSSGPRLRPDWPEMGAEARPRSPSLRGRGGEAGSVYQTPASPAPLAARYRSQGALVSESVYLTPSAVARPVGETAGEAAYLSPRETGVAGYADGCYLVPRPAVAALPSEDVYQTPVSSAPVAGQCALMSAARLQDTAAVSQAKAGQESLGMYQTPTAPGTGRTPQTERKLQPGSAAVPPTSGQNLKQAPLTPRVSPRPQGPCATPPMSREKLSQVAARGSPLLVRAGKAGVPSSPNFVRKPPPPTPPVRGVTRKDLAPLTTTPPAVKPTLQASPAHPQANRVEEQQQISKDGRNEEEEKSKKAEDASVNEKECTVSESGKLSDQVYDTPPTKRWQQPVPAATVEEDDSIYNTPRAVPLHTDQQSEIYDVPTLALNLASDIQRETYSVPAPVVVSIEVEEDVYSIPSMPGLSLEPGEMAGSVVEGGGNAEVYSIPSPGKSESASEDVSEADGGIYDMPALTLDMPTRRLSVSSTGSGDIQWKGSLSALIQSALSSASVTTTPSRDLATLLAEILSLWKAGQVGDVPPPLQQIWSRLADLLPALSVCGTASPADSLLSMVRRALEDSASLLQNQSRPRLPSQESLSRRPLPALPVAEVKPMAGGMGSRKGSWIQERPLPPPPPVAFPLPPAPASLPSTVHAAEDEEQGNEYAGIGITPATPPLYPTGDSVGYVKLQGKPELCPDSHTENGTSQVISTNDTRLSPSPPMPMSLSLEDSELLSFYSSQSLSHLSCLADAIDSLFTSVQGNQPPRIFVSRGKSLIVTAHKLVFIGDTLARLLSSSDLRAKVTTSSGHLCQALKAVVVATKGAAQNYPSVPATQEMVDRVADLSQQAAGFSGLLQRLAEIS